One window from the genome of Myxocyprinus asiaticus isolate MX2 ecotype Aquarium Trade chromosome 30, UBuf_Myxa_2, whole genome shotgun sequence encodes:
- the LOC127421338 gene encoding gonadotropin-releasing hormone II receptor-like, which yields MSGNLSLFSVSPTSIWDNSSLLITSPPHFPPNWEAPTFTVAAHFRVVATMVLFIFAAISNLSVLISVTRGRGRRLASHLRPLIASLASADLVMTFVVMPLDAIWNITVQWYAGDAMCKLLCFLKLFAMHSAAFILVVVSLDRHHAILHPLEALDAGRRNRRMLLAAWILSILLASPQLFIFRAIKAKGVDFVQCVTHGSFQQRWQETAYNMFHFVTLYVFPLLVMSFCYTRILVEINRQMPRGKGKGGEPCLRRSGTDIIPKARMKTLKMTIIIVASFVVCWTPYYLLGIWYWFQPRMLQVMPEYVHHALFIFGNLNTCCDPVIYGFFTPSFRADITSYFCRKNHNSSPKSLDRLSARRGGASGEAESDLGSGDQPSGQQA from the exons ATGTCAGGAAACTTGTCTCTGTTTTCAGTAAGTCCCACAAGTATTTGGGACAACTCCTCTCTGTTAATCACCTCCCCTCCTCACTTCCCACCTAACTGGGAGGCACCCACATTCACTGTAGCTGCTCACTTCCGTGTGGTGGCCACCATGGTACTCTTTATCTTTGCTGCTATCAGTAACCTCTCAGTACTGATCAGTGTTACCAGGGGACGAGGACGCCGCCTGGCATCCCACCTGCGGCCTCTCATCGCCAGCCTGGCCTCTGCTGACCTGGTCATGACTTTTGTGGTTATGCCACTTGATGCTATTTGGAATATCACAGTGCAGTGGTATGCCGGTGATGCCATGTGCAAGCTGCTCTGCTTTCTCAAGCTCTTTGCCATGCACTCCGCAGCATTTATCCTAGTGGTGGTCAGTCTGGACAGGCACCATGCCATTCTGCACCCGCTGGAAGCTCTAGATGCCGGACGCAGGAACAGGAGGATGCTGCTAGCTGCTTGGATCCTCAGCATACTGCTTGCTTCTCCACAG ttgTTTATTTTCAGGGCAATTAAAGCTAAAGGAGTAGACTTTGTGCAGTGTGTTACACATGGAAGCTTCCAGCAGCGTTGGCAGGAAACAGCCTACAACATGTTCCACTTTGTCACCCTCTATGTGTTCCCTTTGCTTGTCATGAGCTTCTGCTACACTCGAATCCTAGTGGAAATCAACCGTCAGATGCCACGTGGTAAAGGAAAAG GTGGGGAACCTTGTCTGAGACGCAGCGGAACTGACATAATCCCAAAAGCACGTATGAAGACCCTAAAAATGACCATCATTATTGTGGCATCCTTTGTGGTGTGCTGGACGCCATACTACCTGCTCGGAATCTGGTACTGGTTCCAGCCTCGTATGCTACAGGTGATGCCAGAATACGTCCACCATGCCCTCTTTATCTTCGGCAACCTTAACACATGCTGCGATCCGGTCATCTATGGTTTCTTCACGCCCTCGTTCCGAGCAGACATAACCAGCTATTTTTGTAGAAAGAATCATAATTCTTCTCCTAAATCATTGGACCGACTCTCTGCACGGAGAGGGGGGGCAAGTGGAGAAGCCGAGTCAGACCTCGGAAGTGGTGACCAGCCCAGTGGACAACAAGCATAG